The Tenacibaculum jejuense genome includes a window with the following:
- a CDS encoding CmpA/NrtA family ABC transporter substrate-binding protein translates to MKTILQRTISVIALAVLLNSCGGKEKKEVKAETKEEVKTTGLEIEKPQLTFGFIKLTDMAPLAIAKEKGYFEDEGLFVSVEAQSNWKNVLDRVIDGQLDGSHMLAGQPIAAGAGFGRQAELVTTFSMDLNGNGITVSNDVWAKMKPNVPKDKEGKPIHPIKADALKPVIDEYRKTKPFKMGMVFPVSTHNYEIRYWLAAAGIHPGMYTAENTQGQIDAEVLLSVTPPPQMPATLESGTIYGYCVGEPWNQQAVFKGIGVPVTTNYDIWKNNPEKVFVMTKKFIEENPNTATAVTKALIRAGKWLDQPENRAEAVKILSKPQYVGAPESVLANSMTGTFEFEKGDKRQMKDFNVFYKYHATYPFYSDGIWFLTQMRRWGQIPEAKAANWYPETIQKIYRPDIWKKAAELLVKEGKIPASDIPQTDGYKPATTDFIDGKKFDAKDPIGYINSFSIGNKDK, encoded by the coding sequence ATGAAAACTATACTACAGAGAACAATTTCAGTAATAGCATTAGCTGTTTTATTGAATTCTTGTGGAGGTAAAGAAAAAAAAGAAGTAAAAGCCGAAACTAAAGAAGAAGTTAAAACTACTGGTTTAGAAATTGAAAAACCTCAATTAACTTTTGGTTTTATAAAGTTAACAGATATGGCACCTTTAGCAATTGCTAAAGAGAAAGGCTATTTTGAAGATGAAGGATTATTCGTATCAGTTGAGGCGCAATCAAATTGGAAAAATGTATTAGATAGAGTTATAGATGGACAATTAGATGGTTCGCATATGTTAGCAGGACAGCCAATTGCTGCAGGAGCAGGTTTTGGTAGACAAGCAGAATTAGTAACTACATTTTCTATGGATTTAAACGGAAATGGTATTACGGTTTCTAACGATGTTTGGGCTAAAATGAAGCCAAACGTTCCTAAAGACAAAGAAGGAAAACCAATTCATCCAATAAAAGCAGATGCATTAAAACCTGTTATAGACGAGTACAGAAAAACAAAGCCATTTAAAATGGGAATGGTATTTCCTGTATCTACACACAATTATGAAATTCGTTATTGGTTAGCTGCTGCAGGTATTCATCCAGGAATGTATACGGCAGAGAATACTCAAGGACAAATAGATGCTGAAGTATTATTATCAGTAACGCCACCACCACAAATGCCTGCAACTCTTGAATCAGGAACTATTTATGGATATTGTGTAGGAGAACCTTGGAACCAACAAGCAGTTTTTAAAGGAATTGGAGTTCCAGTAACTACAAATTATGATATCTGGAAAAATAATCCAGAGAAGGTATTTGTAATGACTAAAAAATTCATTGAAGAGAATCCAAATACAGCGACAGCAGTAACTAAAGCATTAATAAGAGCAGGGAAATGGTTAGATCAGCCAGAGAATAGAGCAGAAGCAGTTAAGATCTTATCTAAACCTCAATATGTAGGAGCTCCAGAGTCTGTGTTAGCGAATTCAATGACAGGTACTTTTGAGTTTGAAAAAGGAGACAAAAGACAAATGAAAGATTTCAATGTGTTTTATAAATATCATGCGACATATCCTTTTTATTCAGATGGAATTTGGTTTTTAACACAAATGCGTCGTTGGGGACAAATTCCAGAAGCCAAAGCTGCAAATTGGTATCCAGAAACGATTCAAAAAATTTATAGACCAGATATCTGGAAGAAAGCAGCTGAATTATTAGTGAAAGAAGGAAAAATCCCAGCAAGTGATATTCCACAAACAGATGGTTATAAACCAGCAACCACAGACTTTATCGATGGTAAAAAGTTTGATGCGAAAGACCCTATAGGTTATATCAATAGTTTTTCAATAGGGAATAAAGATAAATAA
- a CDS encoding winged helix-turn-helix domain-containing protein, which translates to MNYKIKSRIWIEVDDRVFLGEGRIQLLKAVHQEGSLSKAAKYLNLSYKKAWHLLNSINSSGKEPVTINTIGGKGGGGTELTEYGKDLIRVFENINKNCWSFLDQELETLKNLHEK; encoded by the coding sequence ATGAACTATAAAATAAAAAGTAGAATATGGATTGAAGTTGATGATCGTGTCTTTTTAGGTGAAGGTCGAATTCAACTTTTAAAAGCAGTACATCAAGAAGGCTCATTATCAAAAGCAGCCAAATATTTAAATTTATCTTATAAAAAAGCATGGCATTTATTAAATTCAATAAACTCTTCAGGAAAAGAACCCGTAACTATAAATACTATTGGTGGTAAAGGTGGTGGCGGAACTGAACTTACTGAATATGGAAAAGATTTGATTAGAGTATTTGAAAATATCAATAAGAATTGTTGGTCTTTTTTAGATCAAGAGTTGGAAACTTTAAAAAACCTTCATGAAAAATAA
- a CDS encoding molybdopterin molybdotransferase MoeA: protein MISVENAIQTLKKYSKIGTNFVDKTLEKANGYLLAEAIIAPIDLPPFNQSAMDGYGLCLFDDYKNQNEYKIVGEIKAGDTKTYHLKKGEAVRILTGAAVPSSVDTIIMQEKTSLHNNVVTIQEEISFQKNIRLKGEQVKKGTIALEKRTVVNPAIVGFLYSLGIDTVKVIQKPSIGIISTGNELIETGKTLAYGEIYESNSKMLISALYNLKFYDINIYKVKDDYDGTLSTITSSINKHDIVLISGGISVGKYDFVFKALQELNVNELFYKVNQKPGKPIFYGVKNETQIFGLPGNPAATLTCFYTYVHIALQKFAGKINIELPRKKAILSNAYTKKRQRSEFLMAKYNQGTIKILDQQGAAMLQTFAAANALIYIPENINTVEINDTVETILLPL from the coding sequence ATGATTTCTGTTGAAAACGCTATTCAAACTCTAAAAAAATATAGTAAAATAGGTACTAATTTTGTAGATAAAACCTTAGAAAAAGCTAATGGATATTTATTAGCTGAAGCTATTATTGCTCCTATTGATTTGCCTCCTTTTAATCAGTCTGCTATGGATGGTTATGGTTTATGTTTATTTGATGATTATAAAAATCAAAATGAATATAAAATAGTTGGTGAAATTAAAGCTGGTGATACGAAAACTTATCATTTAAAAAAAGGGGAAGCTGTACGTATTTTAACTGGAGCTGCTGTTCCGAGTAGTGTAGACACTATTATCATGCAGGAAAAAACTTCATTACATAACAATGTGGTTACAATTCAAGAAGAAATCTCTTTTCAAAAAAATATAAGATTGAAAGGCGAACAGGTAAAAAAAGGAACAATCGCATTAGAAAAAAGAACAGTAGTTAATCCTGCTATTGTAGGTTTTTTGTATTCTTTAGGTATCGATACTGTAAAAGTTATCCAAAAACCTAGTATTGGAATCATCTCAACCGGCAACGAATTAATTGAAACCGGTAAAACTTTAGCTTACGGAGAGATTTATGAAAGTAATTCTAAAATGTTAATTAGCGCTTTATATAATTTAAAATTCTATGATATTAACATATATAAAGTTAAAGATGATTATGATGGTACATTATCTACAATTACCTCTTCAATAAATAAACATGATATTGTTTTAATATCTGGAGGAATTTCTGTTGGTAAGTATGATTTTGTATTCAAAGCTTTGCAAGAGCTTAATGTAAACGAATTGTTTTACAAAGTAAATCAGAAACCTGGAAAACCTATATTTTATGGTGTTAAAAATGAAACTCAAATATTTGGGTTACCTGGAAATCCTGCTGCAACATTAACTTGTTTTTATACTTATGTCCATATAGCGCTTCAAAAGTTTGCTGGTAAAATAAATATTGAATTACCTAGAAAAAAAGCAATATTATCTAACGCTTATACTAAAAAAAGGCAACGTTCAGAATTCTTAATGGCTAAATACAATCAAGGAACTATCAAAATTTTAGATCAACAGGGTGCTGCAATGCTACAAACGTTTGCTGCTGCTAATGCTTTAATTTATATTCCTGAGAATATTAATACTGTAGAAATTAACGATACTGTAGAAACTATTTTACTCCCACTTTAA
- a CDS encoding ABC transporter permease: MKQSVTVNQPAEAKWQKVIKTLFSKVSVKKPSFNLLSTLKKVGIPFASIVVFIGIWHLGAEGLRQREINYRVEKTLADQGEAAAAALKSCFASGDATCQTNTLPSPTMVWASVMTLINDHFIILEDKKAFRDKTASLNEKIKVFNKENAALISAGKVAKKELIEYTGRASFIDIVLTSLKTVFAGFLLAFFIAVPIGIVIGLSDKLRNAFNWFIQIFKPVSPVVWYLLVFMIVKTLLIGTSTDNSFVISFISVGLCAMWATLVNTAVGVSTVDKDYINVAKVLKLGPLQKVFKVILPSSLPLIFTGLRITLSVAWMVLIAIELLAQSPGLGLFVWEEFQNGANDSNSKIIVAMFVIGIIGFLLDRFMLTIQNMVSFNKSEGI, from the coding sequence ATGAAGCAAAGTGTAACAGTAAATCAACCAGCGGAAGCAAAGTGGCAAAAGGTAATTAAAACACTTTTTAGTAAAGTAAGTGTTAAAAAACCAAGTTTTAACTTATTATCAACCTTAAAAAAAGTAGGTATTCCTTTCGCTTCTATAGTAGTTTTTATAGGTATTTGGCATTTAGGAGCTGAAGGTTTAAGACAAAGAGAGATAAATTATAGAGTAGAAAAAACTCTTGCAGATCAAGGGGAAGCAGCAGCAGCAGCACTTAAATCTTGTTTTGCATCAGGTGACGCTACTTGCCAAACAAACACTTTACCTTCTCCAACTATGGTTTGGGCTTCAGTTATGACTTTGATTAATGATCACTTTATCATTTTAGAAGATAAAAAAGCATTTAGAGATAAAACTGCATCTTTAAATGAAAAAATAAAAGTATTCAATAAAGAAAATGCCGCATTAATTAGTGCAGGTAAAGTCGCAAAAAAAGAATTAATAGAATATACAGGTAGAGCTTCTTTTATCGATATTGTTTTAACAAGTCTTAAAACGGTATTTGCTGGATTCTTATTAGCGTTTTTTATAGCTGTTCCTATCGGAATTGTGATTGGGTTAAGTGATAAGTTAAGAAATGCCTTTAATTGGTTTATTCAAATTTTTAAACCAGTTTCTCCTGTCGTTTGGTATTTATTAGTATTCATGATTGTAAAAACATTATTAATTGGTACTAGTACAGATAACTCATTTGTTATTTCTTTTATAAGTGTTGGTTTGTGCGCAATGTGGGCAACTTTAGTAAATACAGCTGTTGGAGTTTCAACAGTAGATAAAGATTATATCAATGTAGCAAAGGTTTTAAAATTAGGACCATTGCAAAAAGTATTCAAGGTAATTTTACCTTCATCTTTACCGTTGATTTTTACCGGTTTACGTATTACATTATCTGTAGCTTGGATGGTTTTAATTGCAATTGAATTATTGGCACAAAGTCCAGGTTTAGGGCTTTTTGTTTGGGAAGAATTCCAAAATGGAGCTAACGATTCAAACTCTAAAATTATCGTAGCGATGTTTGTGATTGGAATTATTGGTTTCCTTTTAGATCGATTCATGCTAACTATTCAAAATATGGTTTCATTTAATAAAAGTGAAGGAATATAA
- the mobA gene encoding molybdenum cofactor guanylyltransferase, which produces MKNNNITGIVLAGGKSSRMGTDKSKIVFNGKTFIEHSISALECITSDIIIISNTSDHDTFSYERIPDEIQNFGPVAGIYSGLKAIKTEYAIILSCDIPLINSYVLNKLVHAIDNEFDIIQFEYQDKATPLIALYHKNCLSRFEHAINHKIHRLQSVVNTCNPKNILLSEKDAIYIRNINTIEDLKRIEEN; this is translated from the coding sequence ATGAAAAATAATAATATTACAGGAATTGTTTTGGCAGGTGGTAAAAGTTCTAGAATGGGAACTGATAAAAGTAAAATTGTTTTCAATGGAAAAACTTTTATAGAGCATAGTATTTCTGCTTTAGAATGTATTACTTCAGATATTATAATTATTTCTAATACTAGCGATCATGATACTTTTTCTTATGAAAGAATTCCAGATGAAATTCAAAATTTCGGTCCCGTTGCAGGAATTTATAGCGGATTAAAAGCCATTAAAACTGAATATGCTATTATTTTAAGTTGTGATATTCCTTTAATTAATTCCTATGTATTAAATAAACTTGTTCATGCTATTGATAATGAATTTGATATTATTCAATTTGAATATCAGGATAAGGCCACTCCTCTGATCGCACTATATCATAAAAACTGCCTTTCTAGATTTGAACATGCAATAAACCATAAGATTCATAGACTTCAATCTGTCGTAAATACATGTAACCCTAAAAACATTTTACTTTCAGAAAAAGATGCAATTTATATTCGAAACATAAATACTATAGAAGATTTAAAGAGAATAGAAGAAAACTAA
- a CDS encoding Crp/Fnr family transcriptional regulator, whose product MIYVNRKNQNISKFVENKKLLRCKKGQQFIMEGAMVNGLFIILEGTAKVFRTGINGKEQIVRFAKDGEVVGHRGFGTEESYPIGAVALEDTLLCYFSKEHLQEALLSSAKLSYDMMLFYANELNRSESKVKTISQMTVRERVIDTLLYINRKFGTTGGYLNLLLTRKEYADYAGTTEEQVIRTFSSLKKEQFIGARGKKISILDVEGLKAEISQHNFFLDS is encoded by the coding sequence TTGATATACGTAAATCGTAAGAATCAAAATATTTCAAAATTTGTTGAAAACAAAAAACTTTTACGATGTAAAAAAGGACAGCAGTTTATAATGGAGGGAGCTATGGTGAATGGTTTATTTATAATTCTAGAAGGAACTGCTAAAGTTTTTAGAACAGGAATCAATGGTAAAGAGCAAATTGTTCGATTTGCAAAAGACGGAGAAGTAGTTGGTCATCGTGGTTTTGGAACAGAAGAGTCTTATCCAATAGGTGCTGTAGCTCTAGAAGATACTTTATTGTGTTATTTTTCTAAAGAACATTTGCAAGAAGCATTATTAAGTAGTGCTAAATTATCTTATGATATGATGTTATTCTATGCAAACGAACTGAACAGAAGTGAAAGTAAGGTAAAAACAATTTCTCAAATGACTGTAAGAGAAAGAGTAATAGATACCTTATTATATATAAATAGAAAGTTTGGAACTACTGGGGGCTATTTGAACTTATTGTTAACTCGTAAAGAGTATGCAGATTATGCAGGGACTACAGAAGAACAAGTAATTCGTACTTTTTCTAGTCTGAAAAAGGAACAGTTTATTGGTGCTAGAGGTAAAAAAATAAGTATTCTAGATGTAGAAGGCTTAAAAGCTGAAATTAGTCAGCATAATTTTTTCTTAGATAGTTAA
- a CDS encoding rubredoxin domain-containing protein, translating into MRELNRLLINGGVLSPGELKHICEVAEAMGMNEISFGSRQDIIFPKRIDEKIIADNPNLQLVDPSKNAIQNIMSSYVSSDLFHNTSWLISSRYLYILEQFKYHPKLRINITDPKQRLVPLYTGNINFIASENEDYWYLYLRLPAWRKIKMYPALIYSWDLHKVAKAIEEILIEEPETIETVFELVNDAIETNNRTVDKPLEVPFHPFPYYEGMNRRGDKYWLGLYWRNNLYDTTFLKSMCDLCNDNKIGKISLTPWKSFIVKGIPVASKLDWEKFLGRFGINVRHSMLELNWHLPVADKEALSLKRYLVSNFDQNDISTYGLTFGITNYIDNPYRFTAIVIEKNKQPEVVGDFVIRDTYNLLFAKNFDPNTQEYIMYVQDVDKVELPGLLMELSKLYFEQLGTEKESNTAKSSKKTQEEEEIHQCEHCGTIYNDRYGDITQNIPSNTLFKDLPTTYVCSTCEAPKSSFIKKVLVK; encoded by the coding sequence ATGAGAGAATTAAACAGATTATTAATTAATGGAGGTGTACTTTCTCCTGGAGAATTAAAACATATTTGTGAAGTAGCAGAAGCTATGGGAATGAATGAGATTTCGTTTGGTTCTCGTCAAGATATTATTTTTCCTAAAAGAATTGATGAGAAGATAATAGCAGATAATCCAAATTTGCAACTTGTAGATCCAAGTAAAAATGCTATTCAAAATATTATGTCTTCTTATGTCTCTTCAGATTTATTTCATAATACATCTTGGTTAATTAGTTCTCGATATTTATACATTTTAGAACAATTTAAATATCACCCTAAATTAAGAATTAACATTACAGACCCTAAACAACGTTTGGTCCCATTATACACAGGAAATATAAATTTTATTGCTTCAGAAAACGAAGATTATTGGTATTTATATTTGCGTTTACCAGCATGGAGAAAAATTAAAATGTATCCAGCTTTAATTTACAGCTGGGATCTACATAAGGTTGCTAAAGCTATAGAAGAAATCTTAATTGAAGAACCAGAAACTATAGAAACAGTTTTTGAATTGGTTAATGATGCTATAGAAACCAATAATAGAACAGTAGATAAACCACTAGAAGTTCCATTTCATCCGTTTCCTTATTACGAAGGAATGAATAGAAGAGGAGACAAATATTGGTTGGGACTGTATTGGAGAAATAACTTATACGATACTACATTTCTAAAAAGTATGTGCGATTTATGTAATGATAATAAAATCGGAAAAATTTCACTTACACCTTGGAAATCTTTTATAGTAAAAGGAATTCCTGTAGCATCTAAGCTAGATTGGGAAAAGTTTCTAGGTCGATTTGGTATTAATGTTCGACATTCAATGTTAGAGCTTAATTGGCACTTGCCTGTTGCTGATAAAGAAGCATTAAGTTTAAAGAGATATTTAGTGTCTAACTTTGATCAGAATGATATTAGTACATACGGATTAACTTTCGGAATTACGAATTATATTGATAATCCATATCGATTCACTGCCATAGTGATTGAGAAAAATAAACAACCTGAAGTAGTTGGAGATTTTGTTATTAGAGATACGTATAATTTGCTATTTGCCAAAAATTTTGATCCAAATACGCAAGAATATATCATGTATGTTCAAGATGTTGATAAAGTAGAATTACCTGGTTTATTAATGGAATTGAGTAAGTTGTATTTTGAACAATTAGGAACAGAAAAAGAGTCGAATACGGCAAAATCTTCAAAAAAGACACAAGAAGAAGAAGAAATCCATCAATGTGAGCATTGTGGAACTATTTATAATGATAGATATGGAGATATCACTCAAAATATACCATCAAATACCTTGTTTAAAGATTTACCAACTACTTATGTTTGTTCAACTTGTGAAGCACCTAAAAGTAGTTTTATAAAAAAGGTTTTAGTAAAATAA
- a CDS encoding ABC transporter ATP-binding protein: MAYLELKNINKTYGVGEQATEVLSNINLSIEEGEFVAIVGFTGSGKTTLVNLINGLLEPTSGEVLFKGEPVKGTSHERGVIFQNYSLLPWLTVEQNVLMAVKEAFPKREKAVWKRKAGHYIEMVGLTPAINKLPKELSGGMRQRVAVARALAMKPDMIIMDEPLGALDALTRGNLQDQILKIWGKDKRTALLITNDVDEGIYMADRIIPLRPGPNATLGPEFKINIERPRDKTDLNDNPVYKKTRNAIIEYLMDIGEERKSEQQNTYVLPDLMPKSFVRV, encoded by the coding sequence ATGGCATATTTAGAATTAAAAAATATTAATAAGACCTATGGTGTAGGAGAACAAGCTACTGAAGTTTTATCAAATATTAATTTATCTATTGAAGAAGGAGAATTTGTAGCTATAGTTGGGTTTACAGGAAGTGGTAAAACTACCTTAGTAAATTTAATCAATGGTTTATTAGAGCCTACTAGTGGAGAAGTTTTATTTAAAGGCGAGCCTGTTAAAGGAACGAGTCATGAGAGAGGTGTAATTTTTCAAAATTATTCATTATTACCATGGTTAACTGTTGAACAGAATGTATTAATGGCTGTAAAAGAGGCTTTTCCTAAAAGGGAAAAAGCAGTCTGGAAAAGAAAAGCAGGACATTATATAGAAATGGTAGGTTTAACTCCTGCTATTAACAAATTACCAAAAGAATTATCTGGAGGAATGCGTCAGCGTGTTGCTGTAGCTCGAGCTTTAGCTATGAAGCCAGATATGATTATTATGGATGAACCGTTAGGAGCTTTAGATGCCTTAACTAGAGGTAATCTTCAAGATCAAATATTAAAGATTTGGGGTAAAGACAAACGTACAGCATTGTTAATTACAAATGATGTAGATGAGGGAATTTATATGGCAGATCGAATTATTCCATTAAGACCTGGACCAAACGCTACTTTAGGTCCAGAATTTAAAATAAACATTGAACGACCTCGAGATAAAACAGATTTAAATGATAATCCTGTATACAAGAAAACGCGAAATGCTATTATAGAATATTTAATGGATATCGGTGAAGAACGAAAGTCTGAACAACAAAATACATATGTATTGCCAGATTTAATGCCAAAGAGTTTTGTAAGAGTCTAA